One window from the genome of Leptidea sinapis chromosome 24, ilLepSina1.1, whole genome shotgun sequence encodes:
- the LOC126971872 gene encoding seroin-like: MTTMAAFLPIGLILASVPGAYLYNFNYAGAQAGFGPQFPPFPPFPTIPQIVMPTMPQIVMPAFPQVSIISPEDIIKKSIGPGENFQGISVSSLSSSILGKDGKVIRNGGTTVYTRNNDVVKKYNFDDGTDINIISTSVRKT, encoded by the exons ATGACGACGATGGCCGCGTTTTTGCCAATTGGTTTAATACTTGCGTCTGTTCCCg gtgcatatttatataacttcaactATGCAGG GGCCCAAGCGGGGTTCGGG cCACAATTTCCCCCATTCCCCCCCTTCCCTACTATTCCGCAGATAGTGATGCCTACAATGCCACAGATCGTAATGCCAGCTTTCCCACAAGTTTCCATAATTTCCCCGGAAGACATCATTAAGAAGAGTATTGGACCTGGAGAGAACTTTCAAGGCATATCAGTGTCTTCGTTAAGTTCATCTATTCTTGGAAAAGATGGAAAGGTTATCAGAAATGGAGGAACCACTGTTTACACACGCAACAACGATGTTGTTAAGAAATACAACT TTGACGATGGCACGGATATAAACATTAT